The sequence below is a genomic window from Macaca fascicularis isolate 582-1 chromosome 3, T2T-MFA8v1.1.
AAAATTAAGTGAGAGCACTGCATTACCACCCCTTTCTCCTTATGCCCACGGGCATAGGAAAGGAGGCTGCATTTGTTGTAAAAAATGAGGTTGTTTGTACAATGGTTGCACATTACTTTGATGCACACGATCCATCTGTCGCAGCTCTGGGTcagactcttttcttttcttttcttttttttgagacagagtcttgccttgtcacccgggctggagtgcagtggcgggatctcggctcactgcaagctccgtctcccgggttcacgccattctcctgcctcagcctcccgagtagctgggactacaggagcctaccatcacgcccggctaattttttgtatatatatatatattttttttttttagtagagacgggtttcaccatgttaaccaggatgatctcaatctcctgacctcatgatccacctgccttggtctcccaaagtgctgtgcaCAGGAGTCCCCACACTCCAAGCACCTGTACCCAAGCATCGGTAACGTGATCCCTGCATTGGCAGGAGGACTGAGGTTTGGGATGTAAACAGGGACTGGATTGACACTGCTTGGCACCTTGTTGAAAGCTTCCACCACAGAATTCTGCAAGGACGACACCACCTGGACTTGAGACATCTTTTGGGGAGGGGTTTTCGAGGCTGCTGCATTGATTATTACCTGTTTTATTTGTTGCTGAGGTTTGGTTAGCACTTGGCAGAGTTCAGAGGTGGCCTGGGCACCCTGAGGCAAAAGGTTAAGGTTGGCAAGGTGCACAGTCTTTGGCAGGAGTTtggcgttggccaggctggatgcTGGCACCACGACAATTTGCTGCTGGATGGCATTGTTGGCTTTAATGATGGCACTGATGGCACTCTGGACAGAGGCAGCAGATATGAGTGTGGCTTTCACCGTGGTGTTGTTAGTAAGCTTCAAATTAATGACTTGGGATCCTGCTGTCTTCACAGAAGACACTGGGAGGAAAGTAGTAGCCACAGGCTTGATTGTGACCTGTTTTGGGGGTGAGCTCTGCAGGGGAAACTGCATTGGTCATGACCACGGACTGAGGAGGTGCcttggggagagaggaaaggatggCGGCTGATGCTGGAGATGACAGAAGGGATGTCACAGAGGCCATCACGGATGCTGTCTGCTCGGAAGGTTTCTTCCCAGAGTCAAGATCCACTTCTGGCAATACCCTGGTCACTGTTCTCTTGATTTCTGCAGAAGATGTCTTAATGGTTTTTATGTGGACTTTGGGGATTGCTGATGTGGACCCTGTGGGAGAGGACGGGGAGCCCTTGCTGCTGTTCTCCCTTGAGATGCTTCTGGGACTATTCGGTGGCTTTGGGGATGGTTTTTTGGTCCCGTCGATGAGATTCTGGGATTCAGGAGACTTGTTGGTGGCTCTCGGACTGTCGTTTACTTCTTTTGGTAATGGGGAAGATTCCCTGGAATTGGCCACTGGTTCTTTGCAAGAGTCTGAAGCCGCCTTTTTAGCACTGAGAGCCGCGATAGCAGCAATACAGGATGAGAGCTTGGAGGATGACTTTGTCTTTGTGGCTCAATGCCGTGGAGGCCGGTGTCCTTCTTCTCGGAGCTCAGCTTCCCATCCAGGACTCTGTTTTCCAGCACCTTGTCAGAGTTTTCCTTCAACTTATCCTCTGCTTTTCTGACTTTAAAAGGTTCATAAACACTCAGGTTTATAGAATTGGCTTTGGCTTCTCTcttaacaattttgtttttctctatattGCCTGACGTAGAGAGTCCAGTTTTGCTGGAGTTTTCCCCTCTGAGTGCCTTCAGCTTATTGCAGTCCTGCTGGGGAGGCGACCCCGTCAACACCTTCGGCCTGAAGCTTGATTGCACGTCCTCCTTGTCGGGGGTTCATCCACCTCCATCTTCTCATTGTCATCAAACTCTTCAGCACTGGAGATCGGGCTAAACTGGCTGAACGTCGCGTCTTTCAGAGTCACCTGGGAGGCAGGCATGTCTCCTTTCAAGGACTTCGCTCCATCTTTACCGTAACTGTAAAGAGAGGACGCTGTGAGAAACCCATTATGTCGGCCATTGCTGGTGGTTGTAACCGTCTTTCTCCCGCCCTCCGAGGAGCCGACATTCCTAACATTCTTGAAGATCATGCTGACATCCACGTTGGAAGACGATGGTGTGTGGGAGTCATCCTCTCCGTGAGCATTCTGCTTCATGTGGCTTTCGTGGTCATCGCGTCCATTCTCAATAGCTGCTTTAGGATCAGCCATATCTGGGATGTCAAATGCTGCCAGGGGGTCATCAAA
It includes:
- the LOC102144266 gene encoding LOW QUALITY PROTEIN: zinc finger protein 532-like (The sequence of the model RefSeq protein was modified relative to this genomic sequence to represent the inferred CDS: inserted 3 bases in 3 codons; deleted 4 bases in 3 codons), encoding MTMGDRKTPDFDDPLAAFDIPDMADPKAAIENGRDDHESHMKQNAHGEDDSHTPSSSNVDVSMIFKNVRNVGSSEGGRKTVTTTSNGRHNGFLTASSLYSYGKDGAKSLKGDMPASQVTLKDATFSQFSPISSAEEFDDNEKMEVDEPPXKEDVQSSFRPKVLTGSPPQQDCNKLKALRGENSSKTGLSTSGNIEKNKIVKREAKANSINLSVYEPFKVRKAEDKLKENSDKVLENRVLDGKLSSEKKDTGLHGIEPXKTKSSSKLSSCIAAIAALSAKKAASDSCKEPVANSRESSPLPKEVNDSPRATNKSPESQNLIDGTKKPSPKPPNSPRSISRENSSKGSPSSPTGSTSAIPKVHIKTIKTSSAEIKRTVTRVLPEVDLDSGKKPSEQTASVMASVTSLLSSPASAAILSSLPKAPPQSVVMTNAVSPAELTPKQVTIKPVATTFLPVSSVKTAGSQVINLKLTNNTTVKATLISAASVQSAISAIIKANNAIQQQIVVVPASSLANAKLLPKTVHLANLNLLPQGAQATSELCQVLTKPQQQIKQVIINAAASKTPPQKMSQVQVVSSLQNSVVEAFNKVPSSVNPVPVYIPNLSPPANAGITLPMLGYRCLECGDSCAQKEKSLTQSCDRWIVCIKVMCNHCTNNLIFYNKCSLLSYARGHKEKGVVMQCSHLILKPVPADQMTVSPSSNTSTSTSTLQSHVGAGTHTVAKIQSGITGTVILAPSSTPIIAAMPLDEDPSKLCXHSLKRLECNEVFPDETSLATHFQQAADTSGQKTCTICQMLLPNRCSYASHRRIHQHKSPYTCPECGAIGRSVHFQTHVTKNCLHYTRSVGFRCVHCNVVYSDGAALKSHIQGSHCEVFNKCHICPMAFKSAPSTHSHTYTQHPGIKIEEPKIICKCSMCDTVFTLQTLLYHHFYQHIENQKVSVFKCPDCSLLYAQKQLMMDHIKSVHGTLKSIEGPPNLGINLPLSIKPATQNSANQNKEDTKSMYGKEKLEKKSPSPVKKNMETKKVSRPGWTCWECDRLFMQRDVYISHARKEHGKQVKKHPCRQCDKPFSSSHSLRRHNRINTESSGKCTPAHTARTPEVPLPND